One genomic region from Apodemus sylvaticus chromosome 1, mApoSyl1.1, whole genome shotgun sequence encodes:
- the LOC127687081 gene encoding RNA-binding protein 12-like — MKTLRYLSLEIEKNPPAQGKKGLKIPVPGNPAVPVIASAGMPTAGIPTAGIPSAGIPGAAMPSAGIPAAGMPGAGMPGSGMPGGGIPGPGIPGPGIPSAGIPGPGIPGPAMPGPAMPGPAMPGPAMPGPAMPGPAMPGPAMPGPAIPGPAMPGPAIPGPAIPGPAIPGAGIPSAGGEEHVFLTVGSKEANNGPPFNFPGNFGGPNAFGPPLPPPGLGGAFGDVRPVMPSVGNSGLPGLGLEVPGFGGAPNNISGPSGFGGIPQNFGNGPGSLNAPPGFGSGPPGLGSVPGHLSGPPAFGPGPGPGPIHIGGPPGFGASSGKPGPTIIKVQNMPFTVSIDEILDFFYGYQVIPGSVCLKYNEKGMPTGEAMVAFESRDEATAAVIDLNDRPIGSRKVKLVLG, encoded by the exons aTGAAGACATTAAGATATCTCTCTCTCGAGATTGAGAAAAATCCCCCAGCCCAAGGAAAAAAGGGCTTAAAGATACCTGTTCCAGGTAATCCTGCAGTACCGGTGATAGCTAGTGCAGGAATGCCCACTGCTGGAATTCCCACTGCTGGAATACCCAGTGCTGGAATACCAGGTGCTGCGATGCCTAGTGCGGGTATACCTGCTGCTGGGATGCCTGGTGCTGGGATGCCCGGCTCTGGAATGCCTGGTGGTGGAATACCTGGTCCTGGAATACCCGGTCCTGGAATACCTAGTGCCGGAATACCCGGTCCTGGAATACCTGGTCCTGCAATGCCAGGTCCTGCAATGCCCGGTCCCGCAATGCCCGGTCCCGCAATGCCAGGTCCTGCAATGCCCG GTCCCGCAATGCCCGGTCCTGCAATGCCCGGTCCAGCAATACCTGGTCCCGCAATGCCCGGTCCAGCAATACCTGGCCCAGCAATACCTGGTCCTGCAATACCTGGTGCTGGCATCCCCAGTGCAGGAGGAGAAGAGCATGTCTTCTTGACTGTAGGATCAAAGGAGGCCAATAATGGGCCACCATTTAACTTCCCTGGTAATTTTGGTGGGCCCAATGCCTTTGGGCCACCACTCCCCCCTCCAGGATTAGGGGGTGCCTTTGGTGATGTTAGGCCTGTTATGCCTTCGGTTGGAAATAGTGGTTTGCCTGGCCTAGGACTGGAGGTTCCAGGTTTTGGAGGTGCACCAAATAATATAAGTGGGCCATCAGGATTTGGGGGCATCCCTCAGAACTTTGGAAATGGCCCAGGTAGTTTAAATGCTCCTCCTGGTTTTGGAAGTGGACCCCCTGGTCTTGGAAGTGTTCCTGGGCATTTGAGTGGGCCACCAGCCTTTGGGCCAGGGCCTGGGCCTGGCCCCATCCATATTGGGGGTCCCCCTGGCTTTGGAGCTAGCTCTGGAAAACCAGGACCTACAATAATTAAGGTGCAGAACATGCCTTTTACTGTATCTATTGATGaaattttagatttcttttatgGTTATCAAGTAATTCCGGGTTCAGTATgtttaaaatacaatgaaaaaggTATGCCTACAGGTGAAGCCATGGTGGCCTTTGAATCTCGGGATGAAGCCACAGCTGCTGTCATTGATTTAAATGATAGACCTATAGGTTCAAGAAAGGTAAAACTCGTTTTAGGGTAG